The genomic window TCGTACTGGGACATAGAAAATCACGATGAGGAAATATACCTTTCAGTGTCGTTCGAGGAAGCGGCAATCCTCTGCAGGAAGATTGAGTTAGATGTCTTAGGCCTCATTCGTGAGAGCAACCCGCTCCTTCCATTTCTACTGGACACAGAGTATGAGGGTGAAGCTGGAGAAAACTGGTTTCATCAAAGGCGTATGGAACTTGGATGGAGCCTCGAAGAACTGAACGATTATCTCGGGTTCAAATCCGAGTTTCTAAATGAACTCGATGTGTCCCCTTTTGCCTGGAAGTCCCTTTCGATTTCCGACCTCATTCGGCTCTGTATCTGCTTAAAAGTTCCTTTGGCCTCCATCAACCCACAAGGGTAGACCTGCGCTCAGGCCACGGTTTCTAGGCTGGGCATATCTGCCATGCCTCAAAGAGACTGATTTGCGCGCCGACCCACCCGATCGAGGGCGCCGGCCGGCTCGCCCCGTGCAAAGCCCGCGCCTCCGTTCCGCTGCGCTGCACTCCAGCACGCCCTTTGCGTCGGGGCGCCCGTGAGGCCCCCCGTCCCACGCGGTCGTGCAGAGGGTAAGCGGCGGCCTCGGACGGCGTCAACGCTGCAAGCCCAACGGGTCCCTCCATTTCGTCCGTCCAGCATCCATCCTCGCCATCCGCGGGGGTCGGCAGTCGTCGCAATTTCGATAAGGCAGCCTTATCCAAAATGGTTTTTGCTGAACCCCTCGTGGCCTGCGGCCCCGAGCGTTTCATCAAAAACTCCCGCCGCCTGCCTAGACATAAGCAAGCCTATATCTCCCGCCGCGAAGGGCTCTTTGGCTTCGAGGCAGGTTCGTCCCCATCGAAGGGGTTGGGCAATAGCGGCCTTGCCTGCGACTCCAGCGCATCGTCCGGCTCGCCCTCGGCAGGAGTGTCAACGGCCAATTGACCCCCTGAATGCGGGGCACTCATCCCAAAGGCCTAGACGAAGATCTCCAACACCCCATTGGAAACCAGCATCCCCCGGGCGCTGAACCGCAGGACCTCCCCGTCCCTCAGCAGGATCCCCGCCTTCACGAAGGGCTCCAGCTGCGCCTCCCAGGCCTCCGCCAGAGGCGTCAGGTTCAGGGCTGCGGCCCGGGCCCGGAGCTCGCCCCAGTGCACGCCGCGGTGCATGCGCAGGCCAAGGAGGGGCAGCTCGGCCAGGGCCTCGGCGGCGTCCAGCTCCTGGACCTCGGCGCGGCCCCGGTCCTCGGCCCAGGCGGTGATGACGCCGCTCTCGGTCCACCGCCAGTCGCCCAGCTGGGAGGCGGCGTTGGGTCCCAGGCCCAGGTAGGGCCGGCGCTCCCAGTAGCGGCTGTTGTGGATGGATTCCTGGCCGGGGCGGGCGTAGTTGCTCACCTCGTAGGGGGCCAGGCCCAGGCGGGGCACCTCGGCCTGCAGGGCCTCGAACACGTCCGCCGTCTCGTCCTCCGTGGGGAGGGCGAGCTTTCCGGAATCCACCTGGCCCCGCAGCGGGCAGGCCTTGTCCAGGTCCAGGAGGTAGATGGAGAGGTGGGACGCGCCGGCCTCCACCAGGGTGCGGGCGTCCCGCAGCACCCGGTCCAGGCGCTGGCCGGGAATGCCCACCATGAGATCGGCGCTCACCCGGGAGAACCCGGCGCGCCGCGCCCAGTCCAGGGCCTCCAGGGCGGCGGCGGAATCGTGGATGCGCCCCAGGCGCTCCAGGAGGACGTCGTCCAGGGCCTGCACGCCGAAGCTGACGCGGTCCCAGCCCAGGGCCCGGGCGGCTTCCAGCCAGGGCAGGTCGAGGGTTCCGGGGTTGGCCTCCAGGGTGGCTTCGGCGAGCCGCAGATCGAAGGCCTCCCGCGCCGCGCCGGTGAGCCGCGCGAGCTCGGGGGCCGTCAGGAGGGAAGGGGTGCCGCCGCCCAGGTACAGGGTGTCCACCCGGGGCCGGCCCAGGCGCCCGCCCCAGTCCCGCACGTCCCGCTCGAGGCGCCCGAGCACGGCCTCCTTCAGGGACTCGTCCCGGGTGGTGACGAAGGAGCAGTAGGTGCAGCGGTCCCGGCAGAAGGGAACGTGGAGGTAGAGCCCCAGGGGCTCGCGCGCGGCGGCCTCCCTCAGGCGGCTAGTCGAAATGGGTATCAAGGGCCTCGCACCAGAAGTGGTAGGTCATGAGGTGGATCTCCTGGATCCGGGCCGTCACCGGGCTGGGCACCACGAGGACGTCGTCGGCGAGGGCCTTGAGCTTGCCGCCGTCCCGGCCCGTGAGGACCAGGGTGCGCATGCCCAGCTTCTTCGCGGCCTCGACGGCCAGGATGATGTTGGGGCTGTTCCCGCTGGTGGAGATGCCCACCAGGAGGTCCCCGGGCCGGCCCAGGGCCTCCACCTGCCGGCTGAAGACCTGGTCGAAGCCGTAGTCGTTGCCGATGGCCGTGAGCGCGGAGGTGTCCACGGTGAGGGCGATGCCAGCGAGGGCCCGGCGCTCCTTCACGTAGCGCCCGCTCAGCTCCGCGGCGAAGTGCTGGGCGTCGGCGGCGCTGCCGCCGTTGCCGCACACGAGGATCCGGCAGCCCCGCTTGAGGCGCTCGGCCATGTCGGCGGCCTGCGCGACGATGTGGTCGGCCTCCTGGGCGAAGAAGGCCTTCTTGAGGGTGATGGATTCTTCCACATGCTGGAGGAGCAGGTTCTTCATGGGTTTCCTTTCGCTGGCCCAAGTTTGACGGGTCGGGGGCCCCGTTTCAAATCACCATGTAATAATGGCCCCCAGGAGGATCCCATGGTTCCCGACACCGATCCCGGCTTCCACGGCGACGATCCTGTTCTTTCCAGCCTCGACATGGAGGTCATGGACCAGCTGCTGGGCCTGGACGACGGCGAGCTGGGGCTCCTGGAGGAGATGCTGGGCCTCTACAAGGAGGACACCCCCGGGCGCATCGAGGCCATCGGCGTCGCGCTGGCCGCCGGGGACATGGCGGACATGGCGGACGTGGCCCACGCGGTGAAGGGCTCCGCGGGCACCATGGGCGCCCCCAAGGTGCGGGCCGTGGCCGCCCTCCTGGAGAGCGGCGGGCGCATGGGCAGGTGGGACACGCCCGCGGCCGGCCTGCTGGAGCAGCTGAAGGCGGCCTACGCGGATTCCGTGACGGCGCTGGAGACGTTCGTGGCCCGGCGCAAGGCGGGCTGACCCGGGAGGAAACCGTGGACGCGCACCTGGACCGGCTCTTCAACCATCTGGAATGGGCGGACGGGAGACTGATCGAGGCCCTGGAGGAGGCGCCGGGGGACGCGTTGCGGCTCCTCTGCCACGTCCTGGGCGCCGAGGCGACCTGGCTGGGCCGCATCCGGTGCGGGACCCAGGCCAAGGCGGCCCCCTGGCCGGGCCTGACCCTCGCGGAGTGCAGGTCCCTGGCCCAGGCCAACGCCGCGGGCTACCGGGAGGTGCTGAGAACCTCCACCGCCAGCGGCCTTGCCGCGCCGGTGCACTACGAGAACCTCAAGGGCGTGGAGTTCTGGACCCCCCTGCGGGACATCCTCCTCCACGTGGCCACCCACGGCGTCCACCACCGGGGCCAGATCTCCCTGCTGCTGCGGCAGTCGGGTCGGGAGCCGGTGGACGTGGGGTTCATCACCTTCGCCCGGGAGGAGGAGGATCCGGGCCGGTACGCCTACCTGGAGGTGGCGGCCGCGGATCTGGTGGAGGCCCTGGAGGCCAACGGGTCCGACCTGGCCTGGTTCCTGGATCTCGAGACCGGCGAGGTGCTGCCGGAGGCCGGCAAGGGCCGCAACGGCGAGGACCTGCTCCCCGTCGAGCCCCTGGCGCCCCGCGACCGGTTCGCCATCCTGGAGGACTTCGTGGAGGCCCTGCCGGAAGGCGAGGCCGCCCGGGCCCTGGGGCGGGCCCTGCGGCTGCCCAAGCCCTTCCGGGCCTTCCGGGACACCCTGAGGGACTTCCCGGACCTGGAGCAGCGGTGGCACGCCTTCAGCGAGGCCGGCCTGCGGAAGCTGGCCCAGGGCTGGCTCGACGAGAACGTGCCGGGTGCCCGCCTGATCTGACCGGTCAGAACACCTTCACTCCGGCGGTGCCCTTGGGTGGCGGCATGTCGCTGATCTGGGTGCGCCCGGTGGCGTCCACCCACTGGAAGAGCTTGCTGGTGCGGGGCTGGGGCTCGGGCGCGGCGTCCGGGGCCACGGCCTTCTCGCTCACCTCGAAGCCGCCCCGGCCCTTCTTCAGAAGGGCCATGGAGCCGGCGGCGCCGGGATCCGGCTGGACCAGGCGCTTGGCATAGAGGTTCATCACCCGGGGCACGTAGGCACGGGTCTCCGCGAAGGGGGGGATGCCCTTGTACTTGATGACGTTGTTCTCGCCCGAGTTGTAGGCGGCCACCACCCGGGGCAGGTCGCCCTGGAAGGCGTTCATGAGCCAGCGCAGGTACTTCACGCCACCGGTGATGTTCTGCCGGGGGTCGAAGGGGTCCAGGACGCCGAAGCGCTCGGCGGTCTGGGGCATGAGCTGCATGAGGCCCAGGGCCCCCGCGCGGCTGCGGGCCTTGGTGTAGAAGGCGCTCTCGGCCTGGATGATGGCCCGGGCCAGGTAGGGGTCCACGCCCTCGGTGGCGGCGATGGCGTCCACCATGGCCAGCAGCTCGGGACTCTTGAGGACCTTGGCCATCTCGGACGAGCTGATGGCCAGCCGGATATGGCCCACGCCCACGTGCTTGAGGGTGAGCCCCTGGCCCTTCATGTAGGAGGGGGGCAGGTTGTTGATGACGGTGTTGCCGTTCTTGTCGAAGTACGTGTAGAGGTAGGTCTGGCCTCGCTTGGCAGGGCCGTCCGCATGGGCCGCGCCCGTCAGGGCGGGACCGGCGAGCGAGAGGATGGCGAGGGCGGCGCGTTTCATTGGCAATTAATCCCAATACCCAGTTTAACCCTGCTGCCTAGGGATCCACTTCACATCCTCCACCCCCGCGACCGCGTTGGCGGCCCGGGCCAGGGAGAAGAGCCAGTCGCTGAGCCGGTTCAGGTAGATGAGGACGTCGGCGGGAACGGTCTCCGCGGCGCTGAGGGAAACCACGTCACGTTCGGCCCTCCGACAGACCGTTCGGGCCCAGTGGGCGTAGGCGGAACCTTGGCAGCCCCCCGGAAGCACGAAGGCCGTCATGGGCGGCGCCAGGGAGGTGAGCCGGTCGATGTCCGCTTCCATCTCCGCGATGGACCAGGTGCGCCGGGTCATGCGCTGGTCCAGGAGCCCCGCGCACTGGGGCGGGGTGGCGAGCATGGCCCCCAGGGAGAAGAGGTCGTGCTGCACCGCCTGGATGTGCCCGGACAGGTCCGGGGGCAGGTGGAGGCCCAGGACGCCCAGGAGGCTGTTCAGCTCGTCCACGGTGCCGTAGGCCGCCAGGCGGAGGTGGTCCTTGGGCACCCGCTCCCCCCCGAAGAGCCCCGAGATCCCTTCGTCGCCGGTGCGCGTATAGATCTTCATCCCCACCTCACTCGTGCCGTTTGCTCCACGCCACGGTATCAGCCCGCCACTCCTTCAGCGACTCCATATCGCGCTCCTCCAGGATCCCCTTCTCCCGGGCCCTGGCGGCCAGCTCCGGGAAGGTGGCCAGCACCTTCAGGTCCACGCCGGCCTCCCGGAAGGCGGCCGCGGCCTGGGGCAGGTCGTAGCTGAACAGCGCCAGCACCTCCACCACCTGGGCGTCCTCGTGGCGCAGGGCCTCCACGCACTTGATGCTGGAACCGCCGGTGGAGATGAGGTCCTCGATGAGCACCACCCGGTGGCCGTCGGTGTGGGGCCCCTCCACCTGGCGGCCCATGCCGTGCTTCTTGGGTTCGGGGCGCACGTAGGCCATGGGCAGGTCCAGCTCGTCGGCCACCAGGGCGGCCCAGGCGATGCCGGCGGTGCTGGTGCCGGCGATGAGCGTGGGATCGGCCAGGGCCGCGGCCTCGGCCAGGGCCCGGCGGATCCGCCCGCGCAGCTCCGGGAAGCCCAGGAGCTGGCGGTTGTCGCAGTAGATGGGGGAGCGCAGGCCCGAGGCCCAGGTGAAGGGGCTCCTGGGGGAGAGGCGCACGGCGCCCGCGTCCAGGAGACCTGCGGCGAGATCGAGCATGGGGGCTCCTTATTTGACGACGATGCTGACCAGCTTGCCGCCGGGGGGCACCACCACCTTGACGATTTCCCTGCCCTCCATGTGGTGGAGCGCCTCGGGGCAGGCCAGGGCCGCGGCGCGGCGTTCCTCCTCGGTGGCCGAGGCCGGCACCAGGATGCGGCCGCGGACCTTGCCGTTCACCTGCACCACCACCGTCACCTCGTCGGCCGACAGCCACGCGGGGTCCGCCACGGGCCAGGCGGCGTGCATGCAGAAGCCCTCGTGGCCCAGGGTCGCCCACAGCTGCTCGGCCAGGTGGGGCGCGGCCGGGCTCAGCATGAGGGTGAAGACCTCGAGCGCGTGCTGCATGACGGCGCCGCGGTGCGGGGCGTCCGCGGGCAGGTCGGCCAGGGCGTTGGAGGTCTCCATGAGGCTGGATACCAGGGTGTTGAACTGGTAGCGGTGGTCCAGGTCGTCGGTGACCTTGTGGAGGGTCTGGTTCAGCTTGACCAGGAGGGTCTTCTCCTCGGCGGTGAGCTGGTCCTTGGCGGGGATGGCCTCCTTCGTGGGCACGTGCTCCTCCACCATGCGCGTGGAGCGGCGCAGGAAGCGGGTGGCCCCCTCGATGCCCTCGAAGCCGGTCCAGTCGATCTCCTTCTCGATGGGCGCCGCGAAGATCATGAAGAGACGCAGGGCGTCCGTGCCGTACTTGGCGATCACCTCGTCGGGATCCACGATGTTGCCCTTGGACTTGGACATCTTGAAGCCGTCCTTGAGCACCATGCCCTGGCAGATGAGCTTCCTGAAGGGCTCGTCGCCCGAGGCCAGGCCCAGGTCGCGCATGATCTTGTGGAAGTACCGGGCGTAGATGAGGTGCATGGTGGCGTGCTCGATGCCGCCGATGTAGAGGTCCACCGGGCTCCAGGCGTCGGCCTCGGCCTTGGCGAAGGGGAGGGTCTCGTTCTTCGGGTCCAGGTAGCGCATCCAGTACCAGCTGGAGTCCACGAAGGTGTCCATGGTGTCCGTCTCGCGCCGCGCGGGCTTGCCGCACGCGGGGCAGGGGCAGTCCAGGAAGGTGCGGGAGGTGAGCAGGGGGGAGGCCCCGGCGCCCGCGAAGGCCACGTCCTCGGGGAGGCGGATGGGCAGGTTCTCCGCCTTCTCGGGCACCACGCCGCAGTCCGGGCAGTGCACCGTGGGGATGGGCGTGCCCCAGTAGCGCTGGCGGGAGAGGCCCCAGTCCTTGAGCTTGAAGGTGATGGCCTTCTCGGCGCGGCCTCCGAGCTTCCGGACCATCGCGTCCACGGCCTCGTCCGAGGTCAGGCCGTCGAACTCGCCGGAGTTCACGAGGATCCCGGGCTCCCAGGGGTTGGCGCTCTCGATGACCTTGGGGATGGGCAGGCCGTACTTCTCGGCGAATTCATGGTCCCGCTCGTCGTGGGCGGGCACGCCCATGACCGCCCCGGTGCCGTAGTCCATGAGGACGTAGTTGGCGGCGAAGATGGGGATCCTCTCCCCGGTGAAGGGGTGGATGGCCTCCAGCCTCGAGCGGCAGCCCAGCTTGATGTCGCTCATGAGCCGGTCCTCCCGGCTCATGGCGGCCACCTGGTCGCAGAAGGCCTTGAGGGCGGGATCGGACTGGGCCGCCTTGAGGATGAAGGGGTGCTCCGTGGACAGGGCCATGAAGGTCACGCCGCACAGGGTGTCCAGGCGGGTGGTGAAGACCGACACCTCGCTGCCGTCGGCGAGGTCGAAGGTGAGGCGGGCCCCTTCGGACTTGCCGATCCAGTGCCGCTGCATGGCCTTGACGTTCTCGGGCCAGTCCAGCTGGCCGTGGCCGCTGAGGAGCTCGTCGGCGTACTTGGTGATGGCGAAGAAGTACTGCTCCAGCGCCTTCTGCACCACCGGGTGCCCGGTGCGCTCGTCCTTGCCGTCCACCACCTGCTCGTTGGCCAGCACCGTGCCCAGGGCCTCGCACCAGTTCACGTTGCGCAGCGCCCGGAACACGTCGCCGCGTTCCCACATCTTCAGGAAGAACCACTGGTTCCACTTGTAGTACTCGGGCAGGAAGGTGGCGATCTCCCGGTCCCAGTCGTAGCTGATGCCCATCTTCTGGATCTGGCCCTTCATCTCCTGGATGTTGGCCCGGGTCCAGATGGCGGGGTGGATGCCGTTCTTGATGGCCGCGTTCTCCGCCGGCATCCCGAAGGAGTCCCAGCCCAGCGGATTCATGACCTTGTCCCCCCGCATGCGCCGGAACCGCGCCACCACGTCGCCCAGCGTGTAGTTGCGCACGTGCCCCATGTGGATGCGCCCGCTGGGGTAGGGGAGCATGACGAGCATGTAGAAAGTACGGTCACTGGGCTTGAGCTCGGACGCGCGGGGCGCGCGGAAGGCCTGCGCCTCCATCCAGCGCTGCTGGATCAGGGATTCCTGGTGCAGGGGATCGAACGGCATGGGGCAGCCTCGCGGTAAACGATTAGTTTACCGGAGGGGGGGGGTATGGCCAAGGGACGGGCTCTTGCTCAACCCTTCAAGGGACTTGCACCCGATAGGCGTGCAGACTCCTCGTTTGACTGGGTGGGCCCGCCCTTCGGATGATTGCGCCTACCCACTCCGCATTGAACCGACGGTGTGAAGTCCCATAGAACAACCCCAACGCCGAGGACGCCGGGAAGCCGAGGAACGCCGAGAATAAGCTCTATTTTCCTCGGCGAACCTCGGCACCCCGGCGTCCTCGGCGATGGGCATTTTCTTGCCTGACCACACGTTCTTGCCATTGCGTGGTGGGTCGGCGCATTCAACCGAAGGGCCGGCCCACCCCGTCGAACGAGGGCTCAGCCTTGGGGCTGGGGACTGACTGGACGAGGCGGAGGAGGATCTCGGCCGTCGCGACGTCCGACAAGTCATTCTTGCCATCGGAAGCCGGTAGCTTCAGTCGGTAACATTTTGCAACCACCTCGCTGCCCCCCCTGGACCGACGGTTCTTCAACACTTTCCAGTAGTTGCGTGCCGCCTGGTGATTTCCTGCCCATTCCGTCTCCCGAACGTCCGCTCAGGGTTGCGCCGGTTCCGCCGTCCGCCGGTAGAAGATCACCTCAGACCCGAACCTCGGGCTCCAGCTCATCTTCCAGCGCTCCCGGCCTTCCACCTCGAACCAGGGGTTTGGCGGCAGGCCCTTCATGATCATCACGATCCCGCGCAGGTTCTTCGCGCGGGAAAGGCGCTCGGCCACGGTCTTCAGGAGCTCGTCCGAGTAGAACACCGAGTCCATGTAGACCACGGTGGCGTCCGCATAGTCGGCCTGGGCCATGTCCTGCTCCCGGAGGTCCAGGGTCCTGCCCTGAAGGAGGCCCTGCTCCTCCATCCGCTTCCGGGCGGCCTTCCCGACCGCGACGCGGGAGGCCGCCAGCTCCACGCCCACGGCCCTGCGCAGCGGCGTGGTGAGGAGGGCCTGCATGAGGAAGTAGCCCCTGCCGCTGCCCAGGTCGTAGAGCACGTCGTCCTTGCCGACTCCCAGCCGCTTGAGCATGAGGTCGGTGGTGGCGGGCGCGGGCTCGCCGTAGATGTGGGCCTTGTCCTCCTTGAGGCCGGCCTCTCCGTGGGAGGCGTTCACCCTTTTGCGTTCCTCGTCCGGGGTCTCCCTGCGGAAATCGTCGATGGAACTGTTGGGAATCTGCTCGAAGATGTCGTCCAGGTGGGCCGTGGCCACCCGCCATGACATCACGGGGGCCGGGGTGGCGACCTGGGGCGCCCTGCAGCCGGACACGGCAAGCACCAGGAACAGAGCCAGGAGGAAGGGGCGCTTGATCATCATGGAATTCGACCCAATAAAATAATCATTGAATTAAAATGGCCTCCCCAACCCCTTTGTCAACCCCGCCTCTTCATGAAAGGGATGAATTTCTGTCTTTTATCCTTTTACATACCCGTTCATCCCCGGGAAATTAAATGCTTAATTCGCCGGGGATGAACGGGGATGGACGGGGAGTGCGCCAGGCCAAGCCTGGGCGAGGAGGATGGATGACCTAAGACAGACTGAAACCTCGCAATGGAGCCCAGCGGGGAGGCAGCAAGCCCCGCCCGGCAAAGCTGGCCAGCAGCCGGAACCGAGTCTTGCGTGGGGAAGGGCGACCGACCTCGTGAAGCGTAGACAGGGAGTGCATGGGCCGTGTGATGGAGCCCCGAAAGCATCCAACCGTGGGAGTCGACGCCGTTCTCCGATCGGAAGACAGCACCCGAAGGTCGCAAGGGCCTGACCGTAGGGTCCCACCGGGGTCATAGAGCAGGGCACGTGCACAGGGGTTCCCCAGGAACCTGGGAGATCCAGCCATCTCCGCCAACAACCCAGTGGTGAGGGAAGCCACGTAAAACGAACCCAGGCTCGCCGGGGGGTGCCGCCCCCGGCGGGAGCGAACAGCCGGCACAGGGCGGTACCGCAAACTGAAGGAAACGAAGGAGCGCGGGAGGGGTGGCCGGAAGTCGGAGCAGCTCATAGTAGCGATGATCGCGGGGAACCGGGCCGCCGGGACCCGCTGGAGCCAAGGAGCTGCCGGATCACGGAACCGTTGAAGGGAAAGATAATGGGTGCAATGACATCCAACAGCGTCTCCACGAAACAACAACGGATCGCAGAACTGGCCAGGATCCACCCGGAGGTGGCTTTCACCTCCTTGGCCTACCACATGGACCTGGACTGGATGAAGGAAGCCTTCGGGCGCACCCGCAAGGATGGGGCGACCGGGGTGGACGGCGTGACGGGCAAGGAATACGGGGAAAACCTGGAGTCCAACCTCCAGAGCCTCCTGAACCGGGCTAAGAACGGCGACACCTACAAGGCCCCTCCAGTCCGGAGAACCTACATCCCGAAAGGGGATGGCAGCCAACGCCCCCTGGGCATTCCCGCCTTCGAAGACAAGGTCCTGCAAAGGGCCGTGGTGATGGTGATGGAACCGCTCTATGAGCAGGACTTCCTGGACTGCTCCTACGGGTTCAGGCCCGGGCGCTCCGCGCACATGGCGCTGGAGGCGATTTGGCAGGGGTTGATGGACATGGGGGGAGGCTGGGTGCTTGACGTGGATATCCGTAAGTATTTCGATACTTTGGACCACGGGAAGCTGCGGGAAATCCTTGACCTGCGGATGAAGGACGGCGTTCTGAGGC from Geothrix sp. 21YS21S-2 includes these protein-coding regions:
- a CDS encoding Hpt domain-containing protein, which encodes MVPDTDPGFHGDDPVLSSLDMEVMDQLLGLDDGELGLLEEMLGLYKEDTPGRIEAIGVALAAGDMADMADVAHAVKGSAGTMGAPKVRAVAALLESGGRMGRWDTPAAGLLEQLKAAYADSVTALETFVARRKAG
- a CDS encoding reverse transcriptase domain-containing protein yields the protein MTSNSVSTKQQRIAELARIHPEVAFTSLAYHMDLDWMKEAFGRTRKDGATGVDGVTGKEYGENLESNLQSLLNRAKNGDTYKAPPVRRTYIPKGDGSQRPLGIPAFEDKVLQRAVVMVMEPLYEQDFLDCSYGFRPGRSAHMALEAIWQGLMDMGGGWVLDVDIRKYFDTLDHGKLREILDLRMKDGVLRRLIGKWLNAGVLEKGCITHPETGSPQGGVVSPMLANIYLTRWCWTCGLKGRSSPDSGVGPSWCATRTTS
- the leuS gene encoding leucine--tRNA ligase; this translates as MPFDPLHQESLIQQRWMEAQAFRAPRASELKPSDRTFYMLVMLPYPSGRIHMGHVRNYTLGDVVARFRRMRGDKVMNPLGWDSFGMPAENAAIKNGIHPAIWTRANIQEMKGQIQKMGISYDWDREIATFLPEYYKWNQWFFLKMWERGDVFRALRNVNWCEALGTVLANEQVVDGKDERTGHPVVQKALEQYFFAITKYADELLSGHGQLDWPENVKAMQRHWIGKSEGARLTFDLADGSEVSVFTTRLDTLCGVTFMALSTEHPFILKAAQSDPALKAFCDQVAAMSREDRLMSDIKLGCRSRLEAIHPFTGERIPIFAANYVLMDYGTGAVMGVPAHDERDHEFAEKYGLPIPKVIESANPWEPGILVNSGEFDGLTSDEAVDAMVRKLGGRAEKAITFKLKDWGLSRQRYWGTPIPTVHCPDCGVVPEKAENLPIRLPEDVAFAGAGASPLLTSRTFLDCPCPACGKPARRETDTMDTFVDSSWYWMRYLDPKNETLPFAKAEADAWSPVDLYIGGIEHATMHLIYARYFHKIMRDLGLASGDEPFRKLICQGMVLKDGFKMSKSKGNIVDPDEVIAKYGTDALRLFMIFAAPIEKEIDWTGFEGIEGATRFLRRSTRMVEEHVPTKEAIPAKDQLTAEEKTLLVKLNQTLHKVTDDLDHRYQFNTLVSSLMETSNALADLPADAPHRGAVMQHALEVFTLMLSPAAPHLAEQLWATLGHEGFCMHAAWPVADPAWLSADEVTVVVQVNGKVRGRILVPASATEEERRAAALACPEALHHMEGREIVKVVVPPGGKLVSIVVK
- the gmhA gene encoding D-sedoheptulose 7-phosphate isomerase encodes the protein MKNLLLQHVEESITLKKAFFAQEADHIVAQAADMAERLKRGCRILVCGNGGSAADAQHFAAELSGRYVKERRALAGIALTVDTSALTAIGNDYGFDQVFSRQVEALGRPGDLLVGISTSGNSPNIILAVEAAKKLGMRTLVLTGRDGGKLKALADDVLVVPSPVTARIQEIHLMTYHFWCEALDTHFD
- the pyrE gene encoding orotate phosphoribosyltransferase, yielding MLDLAAGLLDAGAVRLSPRSPFTWASGLRSPIYCDNRQLLGFPELRGRIRRALAEAAALADPTLIAGTSTAGIAWAALVADELDLPMAYVRPEPKKHGMGRQVEGPHTDGHRVVLIEDLISTGGSSIKCVEALRHEDAQVVEVLALFSYDLPQAAAAFREAGVDLKVLATFPELAARAREKGILEERDMESLKEWRADTVAWSKRHE
- a CDS encoding coproporphyrinogen-III oxidase family protein, with the protein product MIPISTSRLREAAAREPLGLYLHVPFCRDRCTYCSFVTTRDESLKEAVLGRLERDVRDWGGRLGRPRVDTLYLGGGTPSLLTAPELARLTGAAREAFDLRLAEATLEANPGTLDLPWLEAARALGWDRVSFGVQALDDVLLERLGRIHDSAAALEALDWARRAGFSRVSADLMVGIPGQRLDRVLRDARTLVEAGASHLSIYLLDLDKACPLRGQVDSGKLALPTEDETADVFEALQAEVPRLGLAPYEVSNYARPGQESIHNSRYWERRPYLGLGPNAASQLGDWRWTESGVITAWAEDRGRAEVQELDAAEALAELPLLGLRMHRGVHWGELRARAAALNLTPLAEAWEAQLEPFVKAGILLRDGEVLRFSARGMLVSNGVLEIFV
- a CDS encoding DinB family protein, which produces MDAHLDRLFNHLEWADGRLIEALEEAPGDALRLLCHVLGAEATWLGRIRCGTQAKAAPWPGLTLAECRSLAQANAAGYREVLRTSTASGLAAPVHYENLKGVEFWTPLRDILLHVATHGVHHRGQISLLLRQSGREPVDVGFITFAREEEDPGRYAYLEVAAADLVEALEANGSDLAWFLDLETGEVLPEAGKGRNGEDLLPVEPLAPRDRFAILEDFVEALPEGEAARALGRALRLPKPFRAFRDTLRDFPDLEQRWHAFSEAGLRKLAQGWLDENVPGARLI
- a CDS encoding cob(I)yrinic acid a,c-diamide adenosyltransferase, producing the protein MKIYTRTGDEGISGLFGGERVPKDHLRLAAYGTVDELNSLLGVLGLHLPPDLSGHIQAVQHDLFSLGAMLATPPQCAGLLDQRMTRRTWSIAEMEADIDRLTSLAPPMTAFVLPGGCQGSAYAHWARTVCRRAERDVVSLSAAETVPADVLIYLNRLSDWLFSLARAANAVAGVEDVKWIPRQQG
- a CDS encoding transglycosylase SLT domain-containing protein, which encodes MKRAALAILSLAGPALTGAAHADGPAKRGQTYLYTYFDKNGNTVINNLPPSYMKGQGLTLKHVGVGHIRLAISSSEMAKVLKSPELLAMVDAIAATEGVDPYLARAIIQAESAFYTKARSRAGALGLMQLMPQTAERFGVLDPFDPRQNITGGVKYLRWLMNAFQGDLPRVVAAYNSGENNVIKYKGIPPFAETRAYVPRVMNLYAKRLVQPDPGAAGSMALLKKGRGGFEVSEKAVAPDAAPEPQPRTSKLFQWVDATGRTQISDMPPPKGTAGVKVF